Below is a window of Streptomyces spongiicola DNA.
ACCCTGGCGGCCGGTGCCGCCGCGGTCGGACTGCTGGCCGGCGGCGCTCTGCTGTACCGCCGCGGGACGGCTGCCGCGCGTCGCTGAGTGACCGCGCCGCCCGTGTGAACCCCGGCCGGGGGAGTTCTCTCATCGGACTCTCCCGGCCGGGGGCGTTTTCCGTCCGGTCCGGGTCCGGGTCCGGGGCCGGGACCGGACGCCGGGGCCCCGGTGCTTCCGGGGCCGTGGTGCGTCCAGGGCCCGGCCGGCGGATCCGTGAGCTGCGGTGCGGATCCGTGAGCTGCGGTGACGGCCGGTGCGCCTTCGGGGACGCGGAGCGCGCCGTGCCGGGTCCGGGAGGGCGCGCCGCGGAGGAGGGGTCCTGCACCCGTTCGCCGGTCCCGCCCGGGCAGCCCTCGCGCGGGCGGGTGGTCGTCAGCGTGCCGCCGGGCCGCCGACTGCGGCCCGGGTGGCCGGCAGCTCGCGGTAGACGTCCGCGATCGCGGACGCGCTGTGGCGTACGTCGTGGGCGGCGAGGACGTGCTGCCGGCCCTGGCGGCCGAGCGTCCCGCGCAGCGGGCCGTTGAGCAGCAGGTCTCCCACGGCAGTGGCCAGGGCGTGCGGATCCTGCACCGGCGTGGTGCAGAACAGCGCGTGTCCCGGGGGCAGGCTCTCCCGCGTCCCGGCGACATCCGTGACCACGACCGGCCGGCCGCAGGCCATCGCCTCCAGCGGAGTCAGTGCCATGCTCTCCCGGCGGGACGGGACGACGACCAGGTCGGCGGCCCGGTACCAGGGTGCGGCGTCCGCCTGGTCGCCCGCGAACCGGACGGACACCGGAGCGGCCGCCCGTAGCGCGTCGGCGCCCGGTCCGTCGCCGACCAGGACCAGGCGGGCGTTCGGCACCCTGCGCAGGACCTGCTCCCACGACGCGAGCAGCACGTCCTGACCCTTCCGGTGGCACAGCCGCCCCACGCACACCACCAGCGGCGCGGACCCGGGCAGATCTGCCACCAGCGGGGGGAGGTCCGGTCGGACGTCCTCGGCCGGCGGCCGGAACCGTTCCGTGTCCACGCCGTTCGGGACGACGGCCCACAGCGCCTCGACGCCGGCCGCCACACCCTTGAGCCGCTCCGTCTCGCTGACGCAGACGATCCGGGCCGCCCAGCGGGCTCCGTACCGCTCCCAGCGGCGGGCCGGGCCGGCCAGGAAACCGCCGGCCACCTCGAAGGACCAGACGTGCGGCTGGAAGACGGTGGGGAGCCGGCCGCGCACGGCGAGCCGGGCGGCCAGCCCGGCCCTGGGACCGTGAGCGTGCACCAGAAGCGGGCTCGACGCCGCCACGATCCTGGCGAGCCGGCCCACCTCCCAGGCCAGCAGCGGGCCGACCCTCTTCCCCGCCCGCCACCGGTGGACTCCGCCGCCGAGCCCCCGGACGGCCTCCGCGAGCATGCCGCCGCCCGGGCACGCCACCGCCACCGGGACACCGCCGCGGATCTGATGGGCCACCAGGTCCAGGACGACCCGGGCCATTCCGCCGTCGGTCTGCTGGACGACATGGAGCACGGCAGGCCGGCCCGGCCCGGACGGTGGGCGCGCGGAGGGACCGCCGCCCCGGTCGGCGGTCCCTCCGGCCGTAAGACGGGGTGGGAATTCCGGTGCACGGGGCGTCGGAAAGTGATCCGGCTGCTGCCGGAACTCAGCACGCCGCACGGATCGTCGATTCCGGTTCATATCCAAGGCTATTCACATGAGCGGTCCGGTGGGGGGCAGCTTCGTGCGCTCTCTGCGGAGCCGGCGCGAGAGGTGACTCTAGCCCCATTCCGGTGCCGGACCGGTCCTTCCGCGTCCGGGCACTTGGCCAGGGCGCGGATTAGCCCTTTTGGCATCCCGGCGTGTCCGGACTCCGGGTTCCCTCGTTGATGGTTACGCCGCATCGGTAACCCCCCGGAAGGAAATCAATGATGAAGCGAATCGCGAAGTCGGTGGCGTTTGCGGGCACGGGCGTCGCCCTGGTCATGGGCGGTGCGGGCGCGGCCGTCGCGGACAGCGGCGCTACGGGTGCCGCCGTTGGCTCGCCCGGTGTCGCCTCCGGCAATGTGGTCCAGGTGCCGGTCCACGTTCCGGTGAACGTCTGCGGCAACACCGTCAACGTCGTCGGTCTGCTGAACCCGGCCTTCGGCAACACCTGCGCCAACCTCTGACACACCGGGGCGTCCGGCGGCACACGCCGCCGGACGCCCGCACCCCCGCGGGCCGAGCGGTTGTTCACTCCTTCGGCCGCACAACCCGGCAGACCTCGCTGCCGTTGAACCATCGGACCGGGCAGTAACGCACGGCCACTGAAACACCTTGACCAAGGAGTGCTTCTCCATGTCGCGTACCGCGAAGGCTTTCGTCCTGTCCACCCTCGCCGCCGCCGCTGTTGCGGGTTCCACCGGCATCGCCGCCGCCGACAGCGGTGCGGAGGCCGCAGCGGCGAACTCGCCGGGAGTGCTCTCCGGCAACGTGGCCCAGGTCCCGGTTCACGTCCCGGTGAACGTCTGCGGCAACACCGTCAACGTCGTCGCCCTGCTGAACCCGACCTTCGGCAACGCCTGCGTCAACGACTGACCGCCCGTACAGGCGTCTCGGGCCGTCCTTCCCGCCGCGGCAGGGAGGGGCGGCCCTCTTGCGTGGCCATCCGCGCCGCCCCTCCGCGGTGCGCCCCCGGCCGGTTCCGGGACCGGGCCGACCGCACGGTGACCGCACGGTGACCGCAGGACCGGGAGCGATCCGGAAGCGGAATCCGAACGGGGGCTTCATTCGGGTGGGGCCGGAGGAATCCCCGGCCTTCGGAGTTTCCGGCCGGATGACGGGTCGTTACAGAACACGTAGCAGCACAGAACAGCAGGGCGGGGCAGGGCATGCCGGACGGTACGAGAGGGCACACCGGGCATCCGCAATGCCTCTGAACAATTCCGTCACTTGTGTACGCGATACGCGTCGCCGAAGGAGAGATTCACTGATGAAGCCCATGAAGGTCGCCGCCGTCGTCGCCGGCTCGCTGGTCGCCGCGGGCGCCTCGGCCCCGGCTTTCGCCGCTTCCGAGCTCGCTCCGACCAGCCTGAACGGCGCGCTGGGCATCGTGGCGAGCGAGACCACGGGCGCCGTGGAGCCCCTCGCGAACAGGACGCTGGACACGGAGCAGGACGGCTCGCTGCTGCACACGGTCCAGCGCACCACCGACGAACTGAACAAGAACAAGGCGGGTGCCCCCCAGCAGCTCCTCGGCGGCCTCCCGCTGGGTTCCTGACCGCGTACCCGCACGACCCCGCAGGCCCGGTGGTGGATCCGCCGGGCCTGCGGACCGTCCGGCCCCGTTCCGGCTGCCCCGGCACTTGAGGCCGTCCCGCCTGCCCGGCCTGCCCGGCCTGCCCTGGCAGTCTCAGCGGTCCCAGTGGTCCCAATGGTCCCAGTGGGCTCAGCAGGCCCGGCGGTCCACCGGGGTGCGGCGGGCCTGCGCACGGATGAGCGAGTGCGACCCCTTCGGGCTAATCGGGCGCCGGGCTCCCCCGCGCGTGTGACAAGGGCGCCCGAATGGTTCCGCCGAGTCGCTATGGTCCCGGATGTGACCTCCACCCCCAGCGCGCTACGCGCCATCAGCCCGGCCCGACTGGGCACCCTCGTCGTCATCGCCTGGAGCGGTGAGCACCCCGACGACGAGCGCGACATGCCCTTCCTGCTGGCCTATTCGCTCGGGGACGGCGCCGGCGGACCGGAGGGGACCGGGACCGCCGCCCGGGAGCTGCTGGACGCCGTGGGTCTGCCGGTCGGGGGGGAATACGTGGATGCCGCCGATTCCACCGGACTTCCCGTCACACTGCTGGTGGAGGCGGGCCAGGCCGTGCTGACGATGCCTCATCTGACCGCGCAGTGCGCGGTGCCGCCGGAGTGGCTGGCCGCGGTCGGGGATCGGGGCCATGTGTACTTCATCTTCGCCACGCGGCCATGGCCGGACGCCGCGCCCGGGGTCCCGGTCACGGAGGACCGGCTGCGGGAGTTCGTCGGGGACGAGGCGGTGCTGTCGTCGTCGGCGCACTGCCTGCTGCCGGTCCGTCAGCTCCGGGGCTGAGCGCCCGTCGGGCGGCAAGAGGCCCGGCTGACGGCGGTACGACCGCCGGCCGGGCCCGGTTCACGCCTTGCTGGTCAGAGCTGCCGGAAAGCGCTCGCCGGGCGGGAGGGCGCGTGGTGCGCGTCCCCCCGGGCAGTCCCGGCGAGCCTGCGTCGTATTCCGGCACCCACGGCGTCGGCCGCCGCCGGGTGAGGAAGCGTCAGCTTCACGGTGGCCTCCTTTGCAGGGGGTTGAGGACACCGGTGACGTTAGTCCGGATCTGACGATCCGTCGTGCCGAGCGGGGTCGCGGTTACTGCGTGTGCGCATCGGCCCAGGTGGCGGCGGGCAGGCGAATCGGCCGGACGGAACGCGGCCGGACGGAACCCCGTCGGACGGAACCCCGACGGACGGAAGCCGGGCGCACTGCACCGGGCGCACTGCAAGGGCGGAGTCCGACGAGACCGGATCGATCCGATCCGGCCGGGCGGAATCCGGTGGGAGCCGACCGGGACCACCGGAGAGGAAGTCAGGAGAGACATGGGAACCCGAGCCAGGACGCGCGCCCCGCGCTCCGTGACGGCGTCGCACGCCGCTCCCGCGGCCGAGGTGGGCGCGAGCCGCGGCTTCGCCCTGATGCTCGTGCTCACGGGTGCGGCCGGACTGCTCGCCTCCTGGGCCATCACGCTCGACAAGTTCCGGCTGCTGGAGGATCCGGGCTTCACCCCCGGGTGCAGCCTCAATCCCGTGGTGTCGTGCGGGAGCATCATGGAGAGCGAACAGGCGGCCGTCTTCGGCTTCCCGAACCCGATGCTCGGGCTCGTCTCGTACGCCGTGGTGACCGCGGTCGGCGCCGGGCTGCTGGCGGGTGCCCGGTACCGGCGCTGGTTCTGGCTCGCGCTCAACGGGGGTGCCCTCCTCGGCGCCGTCTTCTGCACCTGGCTGCAGTTCCAGTCGCTCTACCGGATCGGTGCCCTCTGCCTGTGGTGCTGCCTCGCCTGGGTCGCCACGATCGTCCTGTTCTGCCGGGTGACCGGGCACACCGTCGGGCACCGGATGCTGCCGGCCCCGGCCCGTCTGCGGGCCGGCCTGCGGGAGTTCGGCTGGCTGCCGCCGATCGCGTGGACCGGGGCCGTCGGCATGCTGGTGCTCACCCGCTGGTGGGACTTCTGGACCAGCTGAGTTCCCGAGGTGCCGGTCCCGCGACCGTCAGGGCAGGCCGGGGAACGGGAGCGGGAGCGGCCGTTCGGCCGGGGGTGCCGGCTCTCCCGGTCCGGCCGGGCCGCTCCTCGGGCTGCTCGTCGGGCTACGGCACGGCGGGCCGGGACGGCGGGCCGGACCGCTGAACCCCCGCCGCCGGGACGCTCCCGGGCGCCACGCGGTCCCTACCCCTTCCGCGGCGCCAGGTGCACCGTGAACCAGTCGCGGGCCAGGGCCGAGACCTCTTCGAGGGCTCCCGGCTCCTCGAAGAGATGTGTCGCCCCCGGGACCACGGCCAGTCGGCACTCGCAGCGCAACGCGGACTCCGCCTGGCGGTTGAGGTCGAGAACGGTCGTGTCACGACCTCCGACTATCAGCAGCGTCGGGGCGTGCACGCCGGGCAGCCGGGAGCCTGCCAGGTCGGGTCGGCCTCCCCGCGAGACGACGGCGGCGACCTCCGGACCGGCGCTCGACGCCGCCCAGAGCGCCGCGGCGGCGCCGGTGGACGCCCCGAAGTAGCCGATGGGCCAGGGGGTGCGGGTCCGCAGCCAGCGGGTGGCCCCCGAGAGCCGGTCGGCCAGCACCGCGATGTCGAACACGTTCCGGCGGTCGGCGGCCTCCGGCTCGGTGAGCAGATCGAACAGCAGGGTGCCGAGACCGGCCGCGTTGAGGGCCTTCGCCACCGCCCGGTTCCGCGGGCTGTGCCGGCTGCTCCCGGAACCGTGGGCGAACATCACCACCGGGGCGGTGTCCTGCGGCAGGGCCAGCTCCCCTGAGAGCCGCACCCGGCCCGCCTCCGCCTCGACGTCCACGGACCTGACGGCTTCCGGGGGGTCGGCGGCCGACCGGGCCAGCAGCGCGACGACCTCCTCGTCCGGGGTCTGCGAGAAGTCCCGGTACCACTCCCCGACCGCCGAGAACGACCGCGGTGTCGACAGGCACACCACCTCGTCCGCCCGGGTACGCAGCCAGGACACCGCGTCCGGCGGTGCGACGGGCACGGCGAGCACCACCCTGGCCGCCCCCTGCGCACGGACGACCTCGCAGGCCGCCGCGGCCGTGGCCCCGGTGGCGATCCCGTCGTCCACGACGATCGCGGTCCGGCCCTCGATGCCGACGCGCGGCCGGTCCGCCCGGAACCGCCTCGCCTGCCTGCTGAGTTCGGCGGCCTCCGCGCGCTCCACGGAGGCGACGTCCTTCTCGGAGACTCGGCCCCGGTGGACGATGTCGTCGCTGATGATCCGTACGCCGCCCTCGCCGATGGCTCCGAACCCCAGCTCCCGGTGGTACGGCACGCCCAGCTTGCGCACGACGATCACGTCCAGCGGCGCGCCCAGGGCCCGCGCCACCTGGAAGGCCACCGGAACCCCGCCTCTGGGCAGCCCCAGCACCACGGGACGGGCCTCCCGCAGATGCCCGAGGGCCCCGGCGAGGCGCTGCCCCGCGTCGACGCGATCGGTGAACAGCACTGGCTCACCCCCAACAGGGGTTCTCCTTCGAACCAACCCCATGGCGGCCCCCTCCGCAAGTCGGGGCCCGGGCGGGCGTCATCCG
It encodes the following:
- a CDS encoding glycosyltransferase family 4 protein — protein: MARVVLDLVAHQIRGGVPVAVACPGGGMLAEAVRGLGGGVHRWRAGKRVGPLLAWEVGRLARIVAASSPLLVHAHGPRAGLAARLAVRGRLPTVFQPHVWSFEVAGGFLAGPARRWERYGARWAARIVCVSETERLKGVAAGVEALWAVVPNGVDTERFRPPAEDVRPDLPPLVADLPGSAPLVVCVGRLCHRKGQDVLLASWEQVLRRVPNARLVLVGDGPGADALRAAAPVSVRFAGDQADAAPWYRAADLVVVPSRRESMALTPLEAMACGRPVVVTDVAGTRESLPPGHALFCTTPVQDPHALATAVGDLLLNGPLRGTLGRQGRQHVLAAHDVRHSASAIADVYRELPATRAAVGGPAAR
- a CDS encoding chaplin, with the protein product MKRIAKSVAFAGTGVALVMGGAGAAVADSGATGAAVGSPGVASGNVVQVPVHVPVNVCGNTVNVVGLLNPAFGNTCANL
- a CDS encoding chaplin, giving the protein MSRTAKAFVLSTLAAAAVAGSTGIAAADSGAEAAAANSPGVLSGNVAQVPVHVPVNVCGNTVNVVALLNPTFGNACVND
- a CDS encoding DUF5949 family protein is translated as MTSTPSALRAISPARLGTLVVIAWSGEHPDDERDMPFLLAYSLGDGAGGPEGTGTAARELLDAVGLPVGGEYVDAADSTGLPVTLLVEAGQAVLTMPHLTAQCAVPPEWLAAVGDRGHVYFIFATRPWPDAAPGVPVTEDRLREFVGDEAVLSSSAHCLLPVRQLRG
- a CDS encoding vitamin K epoxide reductase family protein, translating into MGTRARTRAPRSVTASHAAPAAEVGASRGFALMLVLTGAAGLLASWAITLDKFRLLEDPGFTPGCSLNPVVSCGSIMESEQAAVFGFPNPMLGLVSYAVVTAVGAGLLAGARYRRWFWLALNGGALLGAVFCTWLQFQSLYRIGALCLWCCLAWVATIVLFCRVTGHTVGHRMLPAPARLRAGLREFGWLPPIAWTGAVGMLVLTRWWDFWTS
- a CDS encoding phosphoribosyltransferase family protein, giving the protein MLFTDRVDAGQRLAGALGHLREARPVVLGLPRGGVPVAFQVARALGAPLDVIVVRKLGVPYHRELGFGAIGEGGVRIISDDIVHRGRVSEKDVASVERAEAAELSRQARRFRADRPRVGIEGRTAIVVDDGIATGATAAAACEVVRAQGAARVVLAVPVAPPDAVSWLRTRADEVVCLSTPRSFSAVGEWYRDFSQTPDEEVVALLARSAADPPEAVRSVDVEAEAGRVRLSGELALPQDTAPVVMFAHGSGSSRHSPRNRAVAKALNAAGLGTLLFDLLTEPEAADRRNVFDIAVLADRLSGATRWLRTRTPWPIGYFGASTGAAAALWAASSAGPEVAAVVSRGGRPDLAGSRLPGVHAPTLLIVGGRDTTVLDLNRQAESALRCECRLAVVPGATHLFEEPGALEEVSALARDWFTVHLAPRKG